The following proteins are encoded in a genomic region of Catellatospora sp. TT07R-123:
- a CDS encoding ATP-binding protein, which yields MVTDRPSRDRPGNTPRPGQRRLLLDLPFTEPELVGLRAAVAAHASESGMPEERIDVLVFVAYELATNAVRHGGGHGRLRLWRDGDTIACQVSDPGSGPPAEALNIRRPGPGATGGRGLWLVRTFSDSVEVEVRDSPDGGAEITALVPYAAE from the coding sequence ATGGTGACTGACCGGCCCTCGCGCGACAGGCCGGGCAACACGCCGCGGCCCGGACAGCGACGGCTGCTGCTGGACCTGCCGTTCACCGAGCCGGAGCTGGTCGGGCTGCGCGCCGCCGTCGCCGCCCACGCCAGCGAGTCGGGCATGCCCGAGGAGCGGATCGACGTCCTCGTCTTCGTCGCGTACGAGCTGGCCACGAACGCGGTCCGGCACGGTGGCGGACACGGGCGGCTGCGGCTGTGGCGCGACGGCGACACCATCGCCTGCCAGGTGTCCGACCCGGGCAGCGGACCGCCCGCCGAGGCGCTGAACATCCGGCGGCCCGGCCCGGGTGCGACCGGTGGACGCGGGTTGTGGCTGGTCCGGACGTTCTCCGACAGCGTGGAGGTCGAGGTGCGCGACAGCCCCGACGGCGGGGCCGAGATCACCGCCCTGGTCCCGTACGCCGCCGAGTAG
- a CDS encoding bifunctional diguanylate cyclase/phosphodiesterase: MRRSAELAWLITGPAAVLALGLSALAANRSTAHLAHWWLIPLFFALWVGAETTVLQFEVRRHGFFLTLAEIPFLLGLFYLPPVPLLLTRIAVQCIVQWRRKVAPVKAAFNVAVMSLGTAAASLLVLIGGPIDLEDPRSWLVLVVAVMVSVLVSLVSVVSVITLVQGRFAPQELAAAVPGVVMAGINTAVGLAVLLLLQQGIGAIILMAVLIVCFALAYRSYNRSMNQHRTLTEIYDLTGAISDTPHDGTLPDVLLARVRQLLQAEYATLWLPAQGRHPELLLSARPDDKGLLDVAGAPDSMRKQAVGTGRTVAGGAKLGDDQLRAELRESSVKDAIVVPLRASSAVIGTLEVAGRLGDNMHFGPADVRLLESVAAHAAVAVENNRLVDRLRYDAYHDALTALPNRRRVTQALEEAVRVRAPGEVVALLMFDVDGLRDVNDSLGHAAGDQLLAEVATRLRTLAPPAALVGRSGGDEFVVTLRLPHAEAAVDLATELRSLLQDPMTFGSLTLDVNTAVGIALHPEHGSDPATLIQRADVATHAAKGLASGVQLFDVGLESRSMRRVGLAGDLRRALDNGELEVFFQPKVSLRDRRLVGVECLARWEHPTHGAVAPEDFVAVAEHTGQLSRLTDVVLREGLRRARQWVDAGRPLSVAVNLSPRTLVDPSFPQRVDDLLQEYGVSPDRLTLEITEDGVVDGVDRLLPTLRRLYDLGVHLSVDDFGTGYSSLSYLRRLPVHEVKVDRSFVQGMATDPGDLAIVRAVVDISRHFGLTVVAEGVESELTLELLEEIGCDIGQGFLFSRPLPYERLEAWLGAQTDAEPTPLGEVRRLRAVG, translated from the coding sequence GTGCGGCGCTCCGCCGAACTGGCCTGGTTGATCACGGGCCCGGCAGCGGTGCTGGCCCTCGGACTCTCGGCGCTGGCCGCCAATCGTTCGACGGCACACCTTGCGCACTGGTGGCTGATCCCGCTCTTCTTCGCCCTGTGGGTCGGCGCGGAGACGACCGTCCTCCAGTTCGAGGTCCGGCGGCACGGGTTCTTCCTCACCCTCGCCGAGATCCCATTCCTCCTCGGGCTCTTCTACCTGCCCCCGGTGCCGCTGCTGCTGACCCGCATCGCGGTGCAGTGCATCGTGCAGTGGCGGCGCAAGGTCGCCCCGGTCAAGGCGGCGTTCAACGTCGCGGTCATGTCGCTGGGCACCGCGGCCGCCAGCCTGCTGGTGCTGATCGGCGGCCCGATCGACCTCGAAGATCCGCGCAGCTGGCTGGTGCTGGTCGTCGCGGTGATGGTGAGCGTGCTGGTCTCGCTCGTCAGCGTGGTCAGCGTGATCACCCTCGTGCAGGGAAGGTTCGCGCCGCAGGAACTCGCCGCGGCGGTGCCCGGCGTCGTCATGGCCGGCATCAACACCGCCGTCGGGCTCGCGGTCCTTCTGCTGCTACAGCAGGGCATCGGCGCGATCATCCTGATGGCGGTCCTGATCGTCTGCTTCGCCCTGGCATACCGGTCGTACAACCGGTCGATGAACCAGCACCGCACGCTGACCGAGATCTACGACCTGACCGGCGCCATCTCCGACACCCCGCACGACGGCACCCTGCCCGACGTCCTGCTCGCGCGGGTCCGGCAGCTGCTCCAGGCCGAGTACGCGACGCTGTGGCTGCCCGCGCAGGGGCGCCACCCCGAACTGCTGCTCAGCGCGCGGCCCGACGACAAGGGCCTGCTCGACGTCGCCGGCGCGCCGGACTCGATGCGCAAGCAGGCGGTCGGCACGGGGCGGACCGTCGCCGGCGGTGCCAAGCTCGGCGACGACCAGCTCCGCGCGGAGCTGCGCGAGTCCAGCGTCAAGGACGCGATCGTGGTGCCGCTGCGGGCCAGCTCCGCGGTGATCGGAACGCTGGAGGTCGCGGGCCGCCTCGGCGACAACATGCACTTCGGCCCGGCCGACGTGCGGCTGCTGGAGTCGGTCGCCGCGCACGCGGCGGTGGCGGTGGAGAACAACCGCCTGGTCGACCGGCTGCGCTACGACGCCTACCACGACGCGCTGACCGCCCTGCCCAACCGGCGCCGGGTGACCCAGGCGCTGGAGGAGGCGGTGCGGGTCCGCGCTCCCGGCGAGGTCGTGGCCCTGCTGATGTTCGACGTGGACGGGTTGCGCGACGTCAACGACTCGCTCGGCCACGCCGCGGGAGACCAGCTGCTGGCCGAGGTGGCCACCCGGCTGCGCACGCTGGCGCCGCCCGCGGCCCTGGTGGGCCGCTCCGGCGGCGACGAGTTCGTCGTCACCCTGCGCCTGCCCCACGCCGAGGCCGCCGTCGACCTGGCGACCGAGCTGCGGAGCCTGCTGCAGGACCCGATGACCTTCGGCTCGCTGACCCTCGACGTCAACACGGCGGTGGGGATCGCGCTGCATCCCGAGCACGGCTCCGATCCGGCGACGCTGATCCAGCGCGCCGACGTGGCGACGCACGCGGCCAAGGGCCTGGCCAGCGGCGTGCAGCTGTTCGACGTCGGGCTGGAGTCGCGGTCGATGCGGCGGGTGGGCCTGGCCGGCGACCTGCGCCGCGCCCTGGACAACGGCGAGCTGGAGGTCTTCTTCCAGCCCAAGGTGTCGCTGCGGGACCGGCGCCTGGTCGGGGTGGAGTGCCTGGCCCGCTGGGAGCACCCGACCCACGGCGCGGTCGCGCCCGAGGACTTCGTCGCGGTGGCCGAGCACACCGGCCAGCTGTCCCGCCTGACCGACGTGGTGCTGCGCGAGGGCCTGCGCCGGGCGCGGCAGTGGGTGGACGCCGGACGGCCGCTGTCGGTGGCGGTGAACCTGTCCCCGCGCACCCTGGTCGACCCGTCGTTCCCGCAGCGCGTCGACGATCTGCTCCAGGAGTACGGCGTATCGCCCGACCGGCTGACGCTGGAGATCACCGAGGACGGGGTGGTCGACGGCGTCGACCGCCTGCTGCCCACCCTGCGCCGCCTGTACGACCTGGGCGTGCACCTGTCCGTGGACGACTTCGGCACCGGCTACTCGTCGCTGTCGTACCTGCGGCGGCTGCCGGTGCACGAGGTGAAGGTGGACCGCTCGTTCGTGCAGGGCATGGCGACCGACCCGGGCGATCTGGCGATAGTGCGGGCCGTGGTGGACATCTCGCGGCACTTCGGGCTGACCGTGGTGGCCGAGGGTGTCGAGAGCGAGCTGACGCTGGAGCTGCTGGAGGAGATCGGCTGCGACATCGGCCAGGGCTTCCTGTTCAGCCGGCCGCTGCCGTACGAGCGGCTGGAGGCGTGGCTGGGCGCCCAGACCGACGCCGAGCCCACCCCGCTGGGCGAGGTGCGCCGCCTGCGCGCGGTCGGCTGA
- a CDS encoding MaoC family dehydratase N-terminal domain-containing protein, with translation MPMDQSFIGRTYPPTEPYQVGREKIREFADAIGAPDALYHDVAAAHAAGYRDVVAPPTFPIILSFAAMEQIVTDPELGMDYTRVVHGDQRFSYRRPIVAGDELVVVSSIDDITHRGGHDFLTTRAELSTPAGEPVVTVVCKLVVRGHGE, from the coding sequence ATGCCGATGGATCAGTCGTTCATCGGTCGGACATACCCGCCGACCGAGCCCTATCAGGTGGGGCGCGAGAAGATCCGGGAGTTCGCCGACGCGATCGGCGCCCCGGACGCCCTGTACCACGACGTGGCGGCCGCGCACGCGGCCGGCTACCGCGACGTGGTGGCGCCGCCCACCTTCCCGATCATCCTGAGCTTCGCCGCGATGGAGCAGATCGTCACCGACCCCGAGCTGGGCATGGACTACACCCGTGTGGTCCACGGCGATCAGCGCTTCAGCTACCGCCGCCCGATCGTGGCCGGCGACGAGCTCGTGGTGGTGAGCAGCATCGACGACATCACCCACCGGGGCGGGCACGACTTCCTCACCACCCGCGCGGAGCTGTCCACGCCGGCCGGGGAGCCGGTCGTCACGGTCGTGTGCAAGCTGGTCGTCCGAGGGCACGGTGAGTGA
- the rplL gene encoding 50S ribosomal protein L7/L12 has protein sequence MAKLSTDDLLAAFKEMTLIELSEFVKQFEDTFDVKAAAPVMAGPVGPAVVAEAPEEKDEFDVVLDSDGGKKIQVIKVVRELTGLGLKEAKDVVEAAPKAILEKVNKETAEKAKAKLEAEGAKITLK, from the coding sequence ATGGCGAAGCTGAGCACCGACGACCTCCTTGCCGCGTTCAAGGAGATGACCCTGATCGAGCTCTCCGAGTTCGTGAAGCAGTTCGAGGACACCTTCGACGTCAAGGCCGCCGCCCCGGTCATGGCCGGCCCGGTCGGCCCGGCCGTCGTCGCCGAGGCGCCGGAGGAGAAGGACGAGTTCGACGTCGTCCTCGACAGCGACGGTGGCAAGAAGATCCAGGTCATCAAGGTCGTGCGCGAGCTGACCGGCCTGGGCCTGAAGGAGGCCAAGGACGTCGTCGAGGCCGCCCCCAAGGCGATCCTCGAGAAGGTCAACAAGGAGACCGCCGAGAAGGCCAAGGCGAAGCTCGAGGCCGAGGGCGCCAAGATCACCCTCAAGTGA
- the htpX gene encoding zinc metalloprotease HtpX, with protein sequence MHSHNGLKTAALLGLLTAMILGVGYWLGGSGGLVIAVLISLVMNGVSYFFSDKLALRSMHAQPVTEADFPQLYQMVRELSQQAGQPMPRLYVSPTMQPNAFATGRNPQHAAVAVTEGITRILDYRELRAVIGHELSHVYNRDILISSVAGALAGIITMLANLAWFLPIGGDDEDGPNPLVLIMMLILGPMAASIIQLAISRSREFQADASGAQLTNDPLALASALKKIHNGVQQMPLPAEGQLASSAHLMIDNPLRAGGIASLFSTHPPMEERVRRLEAMAASSGPIQYMR encoded by the coding sequence ATGCACAGCCACAACGGCCTCAAGACGGCGGCACTGCTCGGCCTGCTCACCGCGATGATCCTCGGGGTCGGCTACTGGCTGGGCGGCAGCGGCGGCCTGGTCATCGCCGTGCTCATCTCGCTGGTCATGAACGGTGTCAGCTACTTCTTCTCCGACAAGCTGGCCCTGCGCTCGATGCACGCGCAGCCCGTCACCGAGGCGGATTTCCCGCAGCTCTACCAGATGGTGCGGGAGCTGTCCCAGCAGGCCGGCCAGCCCATGCCCCGGCTGTACGTCAGCCCCACCATGCAGCCCAACGCCTTCGCCACCGGCCGCAACCCGCAGCACGCCGCGGTCGCCGTGACCGAGGGCATCACCCGCATCCTCGACTACCGCGAGCTGCGCGCCGTCATCGGCCACGAGCTGTCGCACGTGTACAACCGCGACATCCTCATCTCCAGCGTGGCTGGCGCCCTGGCGGGCATCATCACGATGCTGGCCAACCTGGCCTGGTTCCTGCCCATCGGCGGCGACGACGAGGACGGCCCGAACCCGCTGGTGCTGATCATGATGCTGATCCTGGGCCCGATGGCGGCGTCGATCATCCAGCTCGCCATCAGCCGCAGCCGCGAGTTCCAGGCCGACGCCTCGGGTGCCCAGCTCACCAACGACCCGCTCGCCCTGGCCAGCGCGCTGAAGAAGATCCACAACGGGGTGCAGCAGATGCCGCTGCCCGCCGAGGGCCAGCTCGCCAGCTCGGCCCACCTGATGATCGACAACCCGCTGCGCGCGGGCGGCATCGCCTCGCTGTTCTCGACGCACCCGCCGATGGAGGAGCGCGTCCGCCGCCTGGAGGCCATGGCCGCCAGCTCCGGCCCGATCCAGTACATGCGCTGA
- the rpmG gene encoding 50S ribosomal protein L33 has protein sequence MAKATDVRPKITMACVDCKERNYITKKNRRNDPDRIELKKFCPRCGKHTAHRETR, from the coding sequence GTGGCCAAGGCGACTGACGTACGTCCAAAGATCACCATGGCGTGCGTGGACTGCAAGGAGCGGAACTACATCACCAAGAAGAACCGGCGTAACGACCCGGATCGGATTGAGCTGAAGAAGTTCTGCCCGCGCTGCGGCAAGCACACCGCGCACCGCGAAACCCGCTGA
- the rplA gene encoding 50S ribosomal protein L1 has translation MKHGKSYNTSFEQVDRTKLYGPLEAIKLAKDTTKVKFDATVEVAMRLGVDPRKADQMVRGVVNLPHGTGKTARVIVFASGEKAAEATAAGADAVGTDELVARIQEGWLDFDAAIATPDQMAKIGRIARILGPRGLMPNPKTGTVTMDIAKAVADIKGGKITFRVDKHSNLHLIIGKASFSPEQLVENYAAVLDEVLRCKPSAAKGKYLKKVFVTTTMGPGIPVDPNVTRNFLETEA, from the coding sequence ATGAAGCACGGCAAGTCTTACAACACGTCCTTCGAGCAGGTGGACCGTACCAAGCTGTACGGCCCGCTCGAGGCGATCAAGCTCGCCAAGGACACCACCAAGGTGAAGTTCGACGCCACGGTCGAGGTCGCGATGCGCCTCGGTGTCGACCCCCGCAAGGCGGACCAGATGGTCCGCGGCGTGGTGAACCTGCCCCACGGCACGGGCAAGACCGCCCGCGTCATCGTCTTCGCCTCCGGCGAGAAGGCCGCCGAGGCGACCGCCGCCGGCGCCGACGCGGTGGGCACCGACGAGCTGGTGGCCCGGATTCAGGAGGGCTGGCTGGACTTCGACGCCGCGATCGCGACGCCGGACCAGATGGCCAAGATCGGCCGTATCGCGCGGATCCTGGGCCCGCGCGGTCTCATGCCGAACCCGAAGACCGGCACCGTGACCATGGACATCGCCAAGGCGGTGGCCGACATCAAGGGTGGCAAGATCACCTTCCGGGTGGACAAGCACTCGAACCTGCACCTGATCATCGGTAAGGCCTCGTTCTCGCCCGAGCAGCTGGTCGAGAACTACGCCGCGGTGCTCGACGAGGTCCTGCGCTGCAAGCCGTCCGCGGCCAAGGGCAAGTACCTCAAGAAGGTGTTCGTCACCACCACGATGGGCCCGGGCATCCCGGTCGACCCGAACGTGACGCGCAACTTCCTGGAGACCGAGGCCTGA
- the rplJ gene encoding 50S ribosomal protein L10 produces the protein MADKIRADKAGSVAELTKRFQESNATVLTEYRGLTVKQLTDLRRSMGGAEYTVAKNTLAKIAATNAGLTGLDALFTGPTALAFVSGDVVDAAKGLRDFAKANPLLVIKGGVFEGKAISAAEVGKLADLESREVLLAKLAGAMKASMSNAAALFQAPLVKAVRTAAALQDKLEKEGADA, from the coding sequence ATGGCGGACAAGATCCGTGCCGACAAGGCCGGCAGCGTTGCGGAGCTCACCAAGCGCTTCCAGGAGTCCAACGCCACGGTGCTCACCGAGTACCGCGGCCTGACCGTGAAGCAGCTGACCGATCTGCGTCGTTCCATGGGCGGTGCCGAGTACACCGTCGCCAAGAACACGCTCGCGAAGATCGCCGCGACCAACGCCGGTCTGACCGGTCTCGACGCTCTGTTCACCGGTCCTACCGCGCTCGCCTTCGTCTCCGGCGACGTCGTCGACGCGGCCAAGGGCCTGCGCGACTTCGCCAAGGCCAACCCGCTGCTCGTCATCAAGGGCGGCGTCTTCGAGGGCAAGGCCATCTCGGCCGCCGAGGTCGGCAAGCTCGCCGACCTGGAGTCCCGCGAGGTGCTGCTGGCCAAGCTGGCCGGCGCGATGAAGGCAAGCATGAGCAACGCCGCTGCCCTGTTCCAGGCGCCGCTGGTGAAGGCCGTCCGTACGGCCGCCGCTCTGCAGGACAAGCTCGAGAAGGAGGGCGCCGACGCGTGA
- a CDS encoding MEDS domain-containing protein — protein sequence MSGTSVEELRPGDHACLTFSDSDERLDIVAAFVRDGLRAGQKVVCLTESLSPSALTEELARRGFEPATAAETGQLHIASAGEFFVPQGVFDPGSALGAVRTQIERAGRDGYQGLRVTSDMCWALRPVGGAAGLMAYESQLSRMLAQENATAVCQYDRQCFDTVTLATAAEAHGRTVAAITYHDDALLRICRQHVPTGVRVAGEIDYRAAEPLTRAMTEALALDDHIDVNLTRLVFLDTVAAGVVAQAAVGLTPAQRMTVRCQGMPYKILAALGLRDIPGVTLMAVEHGD from the coding sequence GTGAGCGGTACGTCCGTGGAGGAGCTCCGGCCAGGCGATCACGCCTGCCTGACCTTCTCCGACAGCGACGAGCGGCTGGACATCGTCGCCGCGTTCGTGCGCGACGGGCTGCGCGCCGGGCAGAAGGTCGTCTGCCTCACCGAGTCGCTGAGCCCGTCCGCGCTCACCGAGGAGCTGGCCCGGCGCGGCTTCGAGCCGGCCACGGCCGCCGAGACGGGACAGCTGCACATCGCGTCCGCGGGCGAGTTCTTCGTGCCGCAGGGCGTGTTCGACCCGGGCAGCGCCCTCGGCGCGGTCCGCACCCAGATCGAGCGGGCCGGCCGCGACGGCTACCAGGGCCTGCGGGTCACCAGCGACATGTGCTGGGCGCTGCGGCCGGTCGGCGGCGCGGCCGGGCTCATGGCGTACGAGTCGCAGCTGAGCCGGATGCTCGCGCAGGAGAACGCCACCGCCGTCTGCCAGTACGACCGCCAGTGCTTCGACACCGTCACCCTGGCCACCGCGGCCGAGGCGCACGGGCGCACCGTCGCGGCGATCACCTACCACGACGACGCGCTGCTGCGGATCTGCCGCCAGCACGTGCCCACCGGGGTGCGCGTCGCCGGCGAGATCGACTACCGCGCCGCGGAGCCGCTGACCCGGGCCATGACCGAGGCGCTCGCCCTCGACGACCACATCGACGTCAACCTCACCCGGCTCGTCTTCCTGGACACCGTCGCCGCGGGCGTGGTGGCCCAGGCGGCGGTCGGGCTCACCCCGGCCCAGCGGATGACCGTCCGCTGCCAGGGGATGCCATACAAGATCCTCGCCGCGCTGGGTCTGCGGGACATTCCCGGCGTCACGCTGATGGCCGTCGAGCATGGTGACTGA
- the nusG gene encoding transcription termination/antitermination protein NusG: MPEYDETAQSDDIEVTSAVAVSDEPAHGAAEHAEDEFDPAAELRQKLRFAPGDWYVVHSYAGYENKVKTNLETRITSLDMEEYIFQVEVPTREEVEVKNGKRTQVQSKVFPGYLLVRMDLTPESYSCVRNTPGVTGFVGATDRADRPAPLSLDEVLKWLLPSVEAPGAQKKAKAEIRVLDFEVGDSVTVTDGAFASLPATISEINADQQKLKVLVSIFGRETPVELNFNQVTKI, encoded by the coding sequence GTGCCTGAGTACGACGAGACGGCCCAGTCCGACGACATCGAGGTGACCTCCGCGGTCGCGGTGTCCGACGAGCCGGCGCACGGGGCGGCGGAGCACGCTGAAGACGAGTTCGACCCGGCTGCCGAGCTGCGGCAGAAGCTGCGGTTCGCCCCGGGCGACTGGTATGTCGTGCACTCGTACGCCGGTTACGAGAACAAGGTCAAGACCAACCTCGAGACCCGCATCACCAGCCTCGACATGGAGGAGTACATCTTCCAGGTCGAGGTGCCGACCCGCGAAGAGGTCGAGGTCAAGAACGGCAAGCGCACCCAGGTGCAGAGCAAGGTCTTCCCCGGCTACCTGCTGGTCCGGATGGACCTGACCCCCGAGTCGTACTCGTGTGTGCGCAACACGCCCGGGGTGACCGGGTTCGTGGGTGCCACCGACCGCGCGGACCGGCCCGCGCCGCTGAGCCTCGACGAGGTGCTCAAGTGGCTGCTGCCGTCGGTCGAGGCGCCCGGTGCGCAGAAGAAGGCCAAGGCCGAGATCAGGGTGCTCGACTTCGAGGTGGGCGACTCGGTGACCGTCACCGACGGCGCCTTCGCCTCGCTGCCGGCGACGATCAGCGAGATCAACGCCGACCAGCAGAAGCTCAAGGTGCTCGTCTCGATCTTCGGCCGGGAGACCCCGGTCGAGCTCAACTTCAACCAGGTCACCAAGATCTGA
- a CDS encoding MaoC family dehydratase produces the protein MAYETGQQLPSQTFRVTRADLVRYAGASGDLNPIHWSERTAVGVGLPGVIAHGMYTMALAGRAVTNWVGRADAVLDIGVRFTRPVPVPDTDEGTAVDFTAVIKSVTAEGLVTFDLTATCGGEKVLAQARVVIRQD, from the coding sequence ATGGCGTACGAGACGGGGCAGCAGCTGCCCTCGCAGACCTTCCGGGTGACCCGCGCGGACCTGGTCCGCTACGCGGGGGCCTCCGGGGACCTCAACCCGATCCACTGGAGCGAGCGTACCGCGGTCGGGGTGGGCCTGCCGGGGGTGATCGCGCACGGCATGTACACGATGGCGCTGGCGGGCCGGGCGGTCACCAACTGGGTCGGCCGGGCGGACGCGGTGCTCGACATCGGGGTGCGGTTCACCCGCCCGGTGCCGGTGCCGGACACGGACGAGGGAACCGCGGTGGACTTCACCGCGGTGATCAAGTCGGTCACCGCGGAGGGTCTGGTCACGTTCGACCTGACCGCCACGTGCGGTGGCGAGAAGGTGTTGGCGCAGGCCAGGGTCGTGATCCGGCAGGACTGA
- the secE gene encoding preprotein translocase subunit SecE translates to MAESNRRGEDAAAEHVDDVFDDAVDDDALTDEDAAVGGGRGTATKARPVDGKGARAVKKADATEKVGFFGRIGRFVREVVAELRKVIWPTRNELLTYTAVVLVFVTAIMAIVTGLDYLYAKGVLFVFGDHNAK, encoded by the coding sequence GTGGCCGAGAGCAACCGACGTGGCGAGGACGCCGCGGCCGAGCACGTCGACGACGTGTTCGACGACGCTGTCGACGATGACGCCCTGACCGACGAGGACGCTGCCGTCGGCGGCGGACGCGGCACGGCGACCAAGGCCCGGCCGGTGGACGGCAAGGGCGCTCGCGCGGTCAAGAAGGCGGACGCGACCGAGAAGGTCGGTTTCTTCGGTCGAATCGGACGTTTTGTCCGTGAAGTCGTCGCCGAGCTGCGTAAGGTCATCTGGCCGACTCGTAACGAACTGCTCACCTACACCGCGGTCGTGCTCGTGTTCGTGACCGCCATCATGGCGATCGTGACCGGCCTCGACTACCTGTACGCCAAGGGTGTGCTGTTCGTCTTCGGCGACCACAACGCCAAGTAA
- the rplK gene encoding 50S ribosomal protein L11: MPPKKKLVKTFTLQLKAGQATPAPPVGPALGQHGVNIMEFCKAYNAQTESQRGDIVPAQISVYEDRTFTFILKTPPAARLLIKAAGVPKGSGVPHTTKVGSVTRAQLREIAEKKMSDLNANDIEMAERIIAGTARSMGITVKD, translated from the coding sequence ATGCCTCCGAAGAAGAAACTCGTCAAGACGTTCACGCTGCAGCTGAAGGCCGGCCAGGCCACCCCGGCTCCGCCGGTGGGTCCGGCGCTGGGTCAGCACGGCGTGAACATCATGGAGTTCTGCAAGGCGTACAACGCCCAGACCGAGTCGCAGCGCGGTGACATCGTCCCGGCGCAGATCAGTGTGTACGAGGACCGTACGTTCACGTTCATCCTGAAGACGCCGCCCGCCGCCCGGCTCCTGATCAAGGCCGCCGGCGTGCCCAAGGGCTCCGGCGTGCCGCACACCACCAAGGTCGGTTCGGTGACCCGCGCCCAGCTCCGGGAGATCGCCGAGAAGAAGATGTCCGACCTGAACGCCAACGACATCGAGATGGCCGAGCGCATCATCGCCGGCACCGCTCGGTCGATGGGCATCACCGTCAAGGACTGA
- a CDS encoding YajQ family cyclic di-GMP-binding protein: MAANPSFDIVSKVDRQEVDNALNQTEKELAQRFDFRDTGASIAWSGEDVALEASSEERVKAALDVFKEKLIKRNISLKSLDAGDPRASGKTYKIDCKIVQGIDAEKAKAISKKIRDEGPKGVQAQIQGDQLRVTGKKKDDLQEVITLLKGGDFGVALQFTNYR, translated from the coding sequence ATGGCAGCTAACCCGTCCTTCGACATCGTCAGCAAGGTAGATCGGCAGGAGGTGGACAACGCGCTGAACCAGACCGAGAAGGAGCTGGCGCAGCGGTTCGACTTCCGCGACACGGGAGCCTCCATCGCCTGGTCCGGCGAGGACGTCGCCCTGGAGGCCAGCTCCGAGGAGCGGGTCAAGGCCGCACTGGACGTCTTCAAGGAGAAGCTGATCAAGCGCAACATCTCCCTGAAGTCGCTGGACGCGGGCGACCCGAGGGCTTCCGGCAAGACGTACAAGATCGACTGCAAGATCGTTCAGGGTATCGACGCGGAGAAGGCCAAGGCGATCTCCAAGAAGATCCGGGATGAGGGCCCCAAGGGGGTGCAGGCCCAGATCCAGGGCGACCAGCTTCGCGTCACCGGCAAGAAGAAGGACGACCTCCAGGAGGTCATCACCCTGCTCAAGGGCGGCGACTTCGGCGTCGCCCTCCAGTTCACCAACTACCGCTGA